Proteins co-encoded in one Actinomadura luteofluorescens genomic window:
- a CDS encoding PH domain-containing protein, giving the protein MTARLHPLTFVVGAVRELLALLAAGATGLLVGGLSTAFYFTLVGLAFGLIFHAANWVTFTYVLHEDRIEFRRALVGRSVKSIPRDRIRGVDITASLPHRLLRLAVVHIDAGADGGEGELNAVSRTEAERLRGVLLARGAPVPPRRVLGRMRRRWYLYAPLSGAYLLTPFALAGSLLGTVYNLGDDLGLITRERVESLGHDVVGLPTLVVLVLAILTLIAMPVMSVIAFTLFNWDFTVHERDGSVVAERGLLTRRSVSLERRRLRGVELADNPFERAAGVTRLGALITGLGDAAQRGRLLPAAPRAAAEALAARVVGNVPGPLAAHPRAARGRRVVRAVAPPAGVGVLAVLAGQPWVAGACAVVAVLAVPLGLDRYRQLGHATDGDRLTVRSGSLRRRQVVVEHSAVIGWRVRQTLFQRRLGLATLFAAVGAGDGGCAATDMSEKDAVALAAAITPAWLAPFLDGPPGAGAEPIRAGGHRT; this is encoded by the coding sequence GTGACCGCACGCCTGCATCCGCTCACCTTCGTGGTCGGCGCCGTCCGCGAGCTCCTCGCCCTCCTCGCCGCCGGCGCGACGGGCCTGCTCGTGGGCGGGCTGTCCACCGCGTTCTACTTCACCCTCGTGGGGCTGGCCTTCGGGCTGATCTTCCACGCCGCGAACTGGGTGACGTTCACCTACGTCCTGCACGAGGACCGCATCGAGTTCCGGCGCGCGCTCGTCGGGCGGTCGGTCAAGAGCATCCCGCGCGACCGGATCCGGGGCGTGGACATCACCGCGTCCCTCCCGCACCGGCTGCTCCGGCTGGCGGTCGTGCACATCGACGCCGGGGCGGACGGCGGCGAGGGGGAGCTGAACGCGGTCTCCCGCACCGAGGCCGAACGGCTGCGCGGCGTCCTGCTCGCCCGGGGGGCCCCGGTCCCGCCCCGGCGCGTCCTCGGCCGGATGCGGCGGCGCTGGTACCTGTACGCCCCGCTGAGCGGCGCCTACCTGCTGACGCCGTTCGCGCTGGCGGGCAGCCTCCTCGGCACCGTCTACAACCTCGGCGACGATCTCGGCCTGATCACGCGGGAGCGCGTGGAGAGCCTCGGCCACGACGTGGTGGGGCTGCCCACCCTCGTGGTCCTGGTGCTCGCCATCCTGACGCTGATCGCCATGCCCGTCATGTCGGTGATCGCCTTCACGCTCTTCAACTGGGACTTCACCGTCCACGAGCGGGACGGGTCCGTCGTCGCCGAGCGCGGGCTCCTCACCCGCCGCAGCGTCTCCCTCGAACGCCGCCGGCTGCGGGGCGTCGAGCTCGCCGACAACCCGTTCGAGCGCGCGGCGGGAGTCACCCGCCTCGGCGCCCTCATCACCGGCCTGGGGGACGCCGCCCAGCGGGGGCGGCTCCTGCCCGCCGCGCCCCGGGCGGCCGCCGAGGCCCTCGCCGCGCGCGTCGTCGGGAACGTCCCCGGTCCCCTGGCCGCGCACCCTCGGGCCGCGCGGGGCCGCCGCGTCGTCCGCGCGGTGGCGCCCCCGGCCGGCGTCGGCGTCCTGGCCGTCCTCGCGGGGCAGCCCTGGGTCGCGGGCGCGTGCGCGGTGGTCGCCGTCCTCGCGGTGCCGCTGGGGCTGGACCGCTACCGCCAGCTGGGCCACGCCACCGACGGGGACCGGCTCACCGTCCGGTCGGGCTCCCTGCGGCGCCGCCAGGTCGTCGTCGAGCACTCGGCCGTGATCGGCTGGCGGGTCCGCCAGACGCTCTTCCAGCGCAGGCTGGGCCTCGCCACCCTCTTCGCGGCGGTGGGCGCGGGCGACGGGGGCTGCGCGGCGACGGACATGTCCGAAAAGGACGCCGTGGCCCTCGCCGCCGCCATCACCCCCGCGTGGCTGGCCCCGTTCCTGGACGGGCCGCCCGGTGCGGGCGCCGAGCCTATTCGGGCCGGCGGGCACCGAACATGA
- a CDS encoding ATP-binding cassette domain-containing protein, with the protein MTYAIQADGLEKRFGETRALDGVSLTAEAGTVLGVLGPNGAGKTTMTRILATLIEPTGGTARVGGFDVVKDAHKVRQLIGLTGQYAGVDEMLTGTENLVLIGRLLGIPRRDSRARAAELLERFQLTDAAERAAKTYSGGMRRRLDLAASLVGRPQILFLDEPTTGLDPRSRNGLWDIVRGLTDDGVTVLLTTQYLEEADQLADDIIVIDRGQAIAHGTSDMLKAQVGGQVLEVRPVDAADVATVERIVGELAEAVPEVRDDLVSAPITDPQLMPAVVRRLDEAGVAVGELSLRKSSLDEVFFALTGHHTDDIDAEAGELQKQADKEGASA; encoded by the coding sequence ATGACCTACGCGATCCAGGCGGACGGCCTGGAGAAGCGGTTCGGTGAGACCCGGGCGCTGGACGGCGTCTCCCTCACCGCCGAGGCCGGAACGGTGCTCGGCGTGCTGGGGCCGAACGGCGCCGGCAAGACGACCATGACCCGGATCCTCGCCACGCTGATCGAGCCGACCGGCGGCACCGCGCGGGTCGGCGGGTTCGACGTGGTGAAGGACGCGCACAAGGTGCGGCAGCTGATCGGGCTCACCGGCCAGTACGCCGGGGTCGACGAGATGCTGACCGGCACCGAGAACCTCGTCCTGATCGGGCGGCTGCTCGGGATCCCGCGCCGCGACTCCAGGGCGCGCGCCGCCGAGCTGCTGGAGCGCTTCCAGCTGACCGACGCCGCCGAGCGCGCCGCCAAGACGTACTCGGGCGGGATGCGCCGCCGCCTCGACCTGGCGGCGAGCCTCGTCGGGCGCCCGCAGATCCTGTTCCTGGACGAGCCGACCACGGGCCTCGACCCGCGCAGCCGCAACGGCCTCTGGGACATCGTCCGCGGCCTGACCGACGACGGCGTCACCGTGCTGCTCACCACGCAGTACCTGGAGGAGGCCGACCAGCTGGCCGACGACATCATCGTCATCGACCGCGGCCAGGCCATCGCGCACGGCACGTCCGACATGCTGAAGGCCCAGGTCGGCGGGCAGGTGCTGGAGGTCAGGCCGGTCGACGCGGCCGACGTGGCGACGGTGGAGCGCATCGTCGGCGAGCTGGCCGAGGCCGTCCCGGAGGTCCGCGACGACCTGGTCAGCGCCCCGATCACCGACCCGCAGCTGATGCCGGCCGTGGTCCGCCGCCTCGACGAGGCGGGCGTCGCCGTCGGCGAGCTGTCGCTGCGCAAGTCCAGCCTGGACGAGGTGTTCTTCGCCCTCACCGGCCACCACACCGACGACATCGACGCCGAGGCCGGCGAACTGCAGAAGCAGGCCGACAAGGAAGGTGCCTCAGCATGA
- a CDS encoding SulP family inorganic anion transporter, whose protein sequence is MTFKPPNVSTLRRDLLASFVVFLVAIPLSLGIAVASGAPVAAGLIAAVVGGIVAGLIGGSPLQVSGPAAGLTVLVAGLVQTYGWRATCTITMLAGLVQIVLGASRVARAALAVSPAVVHGMLAGVGVVIVLAQVHVVLGGSPQQSAVANLRELPGQLSQSHSHSALVAGLTVLVVLGWGRLPRSGPLRLVPGPLPAVALATALAWALDWRVPRVDLPSSLLDGWSLPVMPQGTLFGITGAVISVALVAAVESLLCSVAVDRSRPAGVPSADLDRDLLGQGAANAVSGVLGGLPITGVIVRSTANIEAGGRTRLSPILHGVWVLVLALACGPLIEQVPLAALAALLVVLGVRLADLSRVRALRHHREAPAYFVTLGGVVLFGLGEGVLLGIGVMAVLALRRLTRLSVRTEQLVPAPGDAPAPPRWHVVVEGTFTFLGVPRVARALQQIPADGSVDLDLNVDFMDHAAFDAVHRWRLAHERQGGRVDIDEVHEAWYERAVTGDMSQPAKTPPPARWWAPWSNRRRRPETELDAPEMSPANVLLNGVREYHGRTAPLVRPIMAELAMEQKPQHLFITCVDSRIVPNIITASGPGDLFINRNVGALVPRHGSRTPDDSVAATVEYAVNVLDIKTITVCGHSNCGAMAALLAGGTEVEHLEGLSRWLKHGNHSLARFLAEDQPGDEQPLARLCKINVMQQLDNLLTYPWLRERVESGDIELVGLYLDLGSATVEVFDPAGGAFVPVPDEAPRSRSLT, encoded by the coding sequence GTGACTTTTAAGCCACCGAACGTATCCACGCTCCGGCGAGATCTGCTCGCCTCGTTCGTCGTCTTCCTCGTCGCGATCCCGCTCTCGCTGGGCATCGCCGTCGCCTCCGGCGCGCCCGTCGCGGCCGGGCTGATCGCCGCCGTCGTCGGCGGCATCGTCGCCGGCCTGATCGGCGGCTCGCCGCTCCAGGTCAGCGGCCCCGCCGCCGGGCTCACCGTCCTCGTCGCCGGCCTCGTCCAGACCTACGGCTGGCGCGCCACCTGCACGATCACCATGCTGGCCGGGCTCGTGCAGATCGTGCTCGGCGCGAGCCGGGTCGCGCGCGCCGCCCTCGCCGTCTCCCCCGCCGTCGTGCACGGCATGCTCGCCGGGGTCGGCGTCGTCATCGTCCTCGCCCAGGTCCACGTGGTCCTCGGCGGCAGTCCCCAGCAGTCGGCCGTCGCGAACCTGCGCGAGCTGCCGGGCCAGCTCTCGCAGTCGCACTCGCATTCCGCGCTGGTGGCCGGGCTGACCGTGCTCGTCGTGCTGGGCTGGGGCCGGCTGCCCAGGAGCGGGCCGCTTCGCCTTGTTCCTGGCCCTTTGCCCGCCGTCGCCCTGGCCACCGCCCTCGCCTGGGCCCTCGACTGGCGGGTGCCGCGCGTCGACCTGCCGTCCTCGCTGCTGGACGGCTGGAGCCTCCCCGTCATGCCCCAGGGGACACTGTTCGGTATCACCGGCGCGGTCATCTCCGTGGCGCTCGTGGCGGCCGTGGAGTCCCTGCTGTGCAGCGTCGCGGTCGACCGCTCCCGCCCGGCGGGCGTCCCGTCCGCCGACCTCGACCGGGACCTGCTCGGCCAGGGCGCCGCGAACGCCGTCTCCGGCGTGCTGGGCGGGCTGCCGATCACCGGCGTGATCGTCCGCAGCACCGCCAACATCGAGGCGGGCGGCCGCACCAGGCTGTCGCCCATCCTGCACGGCGTCTGGGTCCTCGTCCTCGCCCTGGCCTGCGGGCCGCTCATCGAACAGGTCCCGCTGGCGGCGCTCGCCGCGCTGCTGGTCGTGCTCGGCGTCCGGCTCGCCGACCTGTCCCGGGTCCGCGCCCTGCGCCACCACCGCGAGGCGCCCGCCTACTTCGTCACCCTCGGCGGTGTCGTGCTGTTCGGGCTCGGTGAGGGCGTCCTGCTCGGCATCGGGGTCATGGCGGTGCTCGCCCTGCGCCGGCTCACCCGGCTGTCGGTCCGGACGGAGCAGCTCGTGCCCGCCCCCGGCGACGCCCCCGCCCCGCCCCGCTGGCACGTGGTCGTCGAGGGCACGTTCACCTTCCTAGGCGTCCCCCGCGTGGCGCGCGCTCTGCAGCAGATCCCGGCGGACGGCAGCGTCGATCTGGACCTCAACGTCGACTTCATGGACCACGCCGCGTTCGACGCCGTCCACCGGTGGCGGCTCGCCCACGAACGCCAAGGGGGGAGGGTCGACATCGACGAGGTTCACGAGGCTTGGTATGAAAGAGCTGTGACAGGCGATATGTCCCAACCGGCCAAGACTCCGCCCCCGGCCCGCTGGTGGGCCCCCTGGTCCAACCGGCGGCGGCGGCCCGAGACCGAGCTGGACGCACCCGAGATGTCCCCCGCGAACGTCCTGCTGAACGGCGTCCGCGAGTACCACGGGCGCACGGCCCCGCTCGTACGTCCGATCATGGCCGAGCTGGCGATGGAGCAGAAACCCCAGCATCTGTTCATCACCTGCGTCGACTCGCGCATCGTGCCCAACATCATCACCGCGAGCGGCCCCGGCGACCTGTTCATCAACCGCAACGTCGGCGCGCTCGTCCCCCGGCACGGCTCCCGGACGCCCGACGACTCGGTGGCGGCCACCGTCGAGTACGCCGTCAATGTCCTGGACATCAAGACGATCACGGTCTGCGGCCACTCCAACTGCGGCGCGATGGCCGCGCTGCTCGCCGGCGGCACCGAGGTCGAGCACCTGGAGGGCCTGTCGCGCTGGCTGAAGCACGGCAACCACAGCCTCGCCCGCTTCCTCGCCGAGGACCAGCCCGGCGACGAGCAGCCCCTCGCCCGCCTCTGCAAGATCAATGTGATGCAGCAGCTCGACAACCTGCTGACCTACCCGTGGCTCCGGGAGCGGGTCGAGTCCGGCGACATCGAACTGGTCGGCCTCTACCTCGACCTCGGCTCCGCCACCGTCGAGGTCTTCGACCCGGCGGGCGGCGCCTTCGTCCCCGTCCCGGACGAGGCGCCGCGGAGCCGGTCGCTCACCTGA
- a CDS encoding DUF3592 domain-containing protein produces MSRERSRRYRPVHVACIVIASVTGLLSVVWIGGTVAAWAGQAGRARATAQILEVSGNRSSGRLVVEFTTGDGSRVKAEERRRGWPGSARPGAQVEVAYDPGSPADVQPFQNLGKSSAACALLTVAAGASGAGAYRTRARPSAAA; encoded by the coding sequence ATGTCGAGGGAGCGTTCGCGCCGCTATCGCCCGGTCCACGTCGCATGCATCGTCATCGCTTCCGTCACGGGTCTGCTTTCCGTCGTCTGGATCGGTGGCACGGTAGCCGCGTGGGCAGGGCAGGCAGGCCGGGCGCGAGCGACGGCGCAGATACTGGAAGTCAGCGGTAACCGCTCCTCCGGCCGCCTCGTCGTCGAGTTCACAACGGGCGACGGCAGCAGGGTGAAGGCCGAAGAAAGGCGGCGCGGCTGGCCTGGATCCGCCAGGCCGGGAGCCCAGGTCGAGGTCGCCTACGACCCCGGCAGCCCGGCTGACGTTCAGCCGTTCCAGAACCTGGGAAAGTCGTCGGCCGCGTGCGCGCTCCTCACGGTGGCGGCGGGCGCCTCGGGCGCCGGCGCCTACCGCACCCGCGCCCGGCCGTCCGCCGCGGCATAG
- a CDS encoding PH domain-containing protein: protein MTSVRRGRRRDGGGPHPPRLRPPEHRVSPRAIAHWAIEYLLLWGLAFGLALGVAAWAGDTGWDAPPAWLTGRIGWLPYIVGAAGLLMVAVAPVWRYRVHRWEVSSDVVYTRTGWFSREWLLVPVGRIQTVDSKQGLIERLLGLATIEVNTASHTGSSEVSGLPVAVATRLAEDLAHRAHDLRDDAT from the coding sequence GTGACGTCGGTGCGGCGCGGTCGCCGGAGGGACGGCGGGGGGCCGCACCCGCCGCGTCTGCGGCCGCCCGAACACCGTGTCTCGCCCCGCGCGATCGCGCACTGGGCCATCGAGTACCTGCTGCTGTGGGGCCTGGCGTTCGGCCTCGCCCTCGGCGTCGCCGCCTGGGCCGGCGACACCGGCTGGGACGCGCCGCCCGCCTGGCTGACCGGCCGGATCGGCTGGCTCCCCTACATCGTCGGCGCCGCGGGGCTGCTCATGGTCGCGGTCGCGCCCGTGTGGCGGTACCGAGTCCACCGCTGGGAGGTCAGCTCCGACGTCGTCTACACGCGGACGGGCTGGTTCAGCCGCGAATGGCTGCTGGTGCCCGTCGGGCGCATCCAGACCGTCGACAGCAAGCAGGGCCTGATCGAACGGTTGCTCGGCCTCGCCACCATCGAGGTGAACACCGCCTCCCACACCGGTTCCTCGGAGGTCTCCGGCCTGCCCGTGGCGGTGGCGACGCGCCTCGCCGAAGACCTCGCGCACCGCGCGCACGATCTCCGCGACGACGCCACGTGA
- the sepH gene encoding septation protein SepH, with translation MQELRLVAVSEDGTYLVLATAGRGTRFTLPVDDRLRAAVRGHFSRLGQFEIEVESPLRPKEIQARIRSGETAEEIAESAGIPVERVRWFEGPVLQEREYMAQQAQRVTVRRPGESTPGPPLGETVEERLGRGGVDLEEVEWDSWKCEDSTWRVRLSFFEGGRPHAAEWTFDPRRRHVSPLDEVAARLTSVEWDDDDALSDTVTPLVPRRPAMKVVSSDRDAATGGRGLPSRGLPAEPEQSAPEPLRAAEPRAYIVERGRMVDPRPAFREAAEPPSLREAAAPPRPAVRAPEPSRPAPPAEEAAPEAPSAEALADEAAKPVQSEEPHGVAAGSGTAEPPGSPGMADEDAGDLAGETAEPVEENADEAAAAEKARPAEAAEAAEEPEDGASVPEEIEALDGDGAEEVREAEHASAAEPAEPAETASPEQAGDDHEAAEAHKAGEAPEAVEAPEPVQAAPSPEPEEPAEPAETPQVPAASAPRVPEDERETAPVRTPAPPREPAVESTPAAPARQPSRPPAKKKPATRPTMPAAAQDKPATGSPAAAAAAGEPAGSPRPARRRKAKGKRASVPSWDEIMFGARRPE, from the coding sequence ATGCAGGAGCTGCGCCTCGTCGCGGTCAGCGAGGACGGTACGTACCTCGTCCTGGCCACCGCGGGCCGAGGCACCCGGTTCACCCTGCCCGTCGACGACCGGCTCCGCGCCGCGGTCCGTGGGCACTTCTCCCGCCTCGGCCAGTTCGAGATCGAAGTGGAGAGTCCCTTGCGCCCCAAGGAGATCCAGGCCCGCATCCGGTCCGGGGAGACCGCGGAGGAGATCGCCGAGTCGGCGGGCATCCCGGTCGAACGCGTCCGCTGGTTCGAGGGTCCGGTCCTGCAGGAACGCGAATACATGGCCCAGCAGGCGCAGCGCGTCACCGTCCGCCGCCCCGGCGAGTCCACGCCGGGCCCGCCGCTCGGCGAGACCGTCGAGGAGCGCCTCGGCCGCGGCGGCGTCGACCTGGAAGAGGTCGAGTGGGACTCCTGGAAGTGCGAGGACAGCACCTGGCGCGTCCGGCTGTCCTTCTTCGAGGGCGGCCGCCCGCACGCCGCCGAGTGGACGTTCGACCCGCGCCGCCGGCACGTCTCCCCGCTGGACGAGGTCGCCGCCCGGCTCACCTCCGTCGAGTGGGACGACGATGACGCGCTCTCCGACACCGTCACGCCGCTCGTCCCGCGCCGGCCCGCGATGAAGGTCGTCTCCAGCGACCGCGACGCCGCTACCGGCGGCCGCGGGCTGCCCTCGCGCGGCCTGCCCGCCGAGCCCGAGCAGAGCGCCCCCGAGCCGCTGCGCGCCGCGGAGCCCCGCGCGTACATCGTCGAGCGCGGCCGCATGGTCGACCCGAGGCCCGCCTTCCGTGAGGCGGCCGAGCCGCCCTCCCTGCGCGAGGCGGCCGCGCCGCCGCGACCGGCCGTGCGCGCCCCTGAGCCGTCCCGTCCCGCCCCGCCGGCCGAGGAGGCGGCCCCAGAGGCGCCCTCCGCCGAGGCGCTCGCCGACGAGGCCGCCAAGCCCGTCCAGAGCGAGGAGCCGCACGGCGTCGCCGCCGGGTCCGGGACGGCCGAGCCCCCCGGGTCCCCCGGCATGGCCGACGAGGACGCCGGCGACCTGGCAGGCGAGACCGCCGAGCCCGTCGAGGAGAACGCCGACGAGGCCGCCGCCGCGGAGAAGGCGCGACCCGCCGAGGCCGCCGAGGCCGCCGAGGAGCCGGAAGACGGGGCCTCGGTTCCCGAGGAGATCGAAGCGCTCGACGGGGACGGCGCCGAAGAGGTCCGGGAAGCGGAGCACGCGTCCGCCGCCGAACCGGCCGAACCGGCCGAGACGGCTTCCCCGGAGCAGGCGGGCGACGACCACGAGGCAGCGGAAGCGCACAAGGCCGGCGAGGCACCGGAGGCCGTGGAGGCTCCCGAACCGGTCCAGGCCGCCCCCTCGCCGGAGCCGGAGGAACCGGCCGAGCCCGCCGAGACGCCGCAGGTGCCCGCCGCCTCCGCGCCGCGCGTCCCCGAGGACGAGCGGGAGACCGCGCCCGTCCGCACGCCCGCTCCGCCGCGCGAGCCCGCCGTGGAGAGCACGCCCGCCGCCCCGGCGCGGCAGCCCTCGCGGCCGCCCGCCAAGAAGAAGCCGGCGACGCGCCCCACCATGCCCGCCGCCGCTCAGGACAAGCCGGCCACCGGATCGCCCGCGGCCGCCGCGGCGGCCGGGGAGCCCGCGGGCTCGCCGCGTCCGGCCCGGCGCCGCAAGGCCAAGGGCAAGCGCGCCTCCGTCCCCTCCTGGGACGAGATCATGTTCGGTGCCCGCCGGCCCGAATAG
- a CDS encoding NAD(P)/FAD-dependent oxidoreductase, giving the protein MARTAQGTPGAPHILIVGGGYVGMYTALRLQKKLKRELRRGEVRVTVVDPNSYMTYQPFLPEAAAGNISPRHVVVPLRRVLPKCTVRKARVTELNHDERWAIVQPLAGPPERITYDYLVMAAGAVPRLLPIPGLAENGISLKTVGEAIHLRNHVLEQLEIAESTDDVELRRKALTFVFVGGGFAGVEAVAELEDMTRDATKYMRKVTPQDLRFVLVEATDRILPEVGPDMGKWTAEQLRGRGIAVKMSTFLQSAVDGQIELSDGSSFPAGTLVWNAGVKPSPVVRNGDLPVDERGRVKGTEYLTIEGLVRAFTAGDNAAIPDLTEDGMFCPPNAQHAVRQAKLLGDNIVRSMRGKTLKPYVHGNLGAVAGLGLHKGVANPLGIKLKGWPAWFFHRSYHGAMVPTFNRKIRVIADWTLALFLKRETVSLATIEQPRADFELAALDDGKAKAKAKADQNAV; this is encoded by the coding sequence ATGGCCAGGACCGCCCAGGGGACCCCCGGCGCTCCCCACATCCTCATCGTGGGTGGCGGCTATGTGGGCATGTACACCGCTCTTCGCCTGCAGAAGAAGCTGAAGCGGGAGCTGCGGAGGGGCGAGGTCAGGGTCACCGTCGTCGACCCCAACTCGTACATGACGTACCAGCCGTTCCTGCCCGAGGCCGCCGCCGGGAACATCTCCCCGCGGCACGTCGTCGTCCCGCTGCGCCGGGTGCTGCCGAAGTGCACCGTCCGCAAGGCGCGCGTGACCGAGCTGAACCACGACGAGCGATGGGCGATCGTCCAGCCCCTGGCCGGGCCGCCGGAGCGGATCACCTACGACTACCTGGTCATGGCGGCGGGCGCGGTGCCGCGGCTCCTGCCGATCCCCGGGCTGGCCGAGAACGGCATCAGCCTCAAGACCGTCGGCGAGGCCATCCACCTGCGCAACCACGTCCTGGAGCAGCTGGAGATCGCCGAGTCGACCGACGACGTGGAGCTGCGTCGCAAGGCGCTGACCTTCGTGTTCGTCGGCGGCGGGTTCGCCGGCGTCGAGGCGGTCGCCGAGCTCGAGGACATGACCCGCGACGCCACCAAGTACATGCGCAAGGTCACGCCGCAGGACCTGCGGTTCGTCCTGGTCGAGGCGACCGACCGCATCCTGCCCGAGGTCGGCCCCGACATGGGCAAGTGGACCGCCGAGCAGCTGCGCGGCCGCGGCATCGCGGTGAAGATGAGCACCTTCCTCCAGTCGGCGGTGGACGGCCAGATCGAGCTGTCGGACGGCAGCAGCTTCCCGGCCGGCACCCTCGTGTGGAACGCGGGCGTCAAGCCGTCGCCCGTCGTGCGCAACGGCGACCTGCCGGTGGACGAGCGCGGCCGCGTGAAGGGCACCGAGTACCTCACCATCGAGGGCCTCGTCCGCGCGTTCACCGCGGGCGACAACGCGGCGATCCCGGACCTCACCGAGGACGGCATGTTCTGCCCGCCGAACGCCCAGCACGCCGTCCGCCAGGCCAAGCTGCTCGGCGACAACATCGTCCGGTCGATGCGCGGCAAGACGCTCAAGCCCTACGTGCACGGCAACCTCGGCGCCGTCGCGGGCCTCGGCCTGCACAAGGGCGTGGCCAACCCCCTCGGCATCAAGCTCAAGGGCTGGCCCGCGTGGTTCTTCCACCGCAGCTACCACGGCGCGATGGTCCCGACCTTCAACCGCAAGATCCGCGTCATCGCGGACTGGACGCTCGCGCTCTTCCTCAAGCGCGAGACCGTCTCGCTCGCGACCATCGAGCAGCCGCGCGCCGACTTCGAGCTCGCGGCCCTCGACGACGGCAAGGCGAAGGCCAAGGCCAAGGCAGACCAGAACGCGGTCTGA
- a CDS encoding YbhB/YbcL family Raf kinase inhibitor-like protein, with product MMSRDRRPVMAAAGALALAGALSGCGLIGQPQNKSAELSEWFTVTSPVFRDGRELPPRYGCTTYPGGQGKTPPLRWSGTPAGTRSFAIVMDDPDASGGAKVHWVIAGIDGTVNELVEGARLDGTVEGLTTGKKAGYAPPCPPKGEKHRYRFSIYALDHPAPFQNGAALKDSLPAIAEHTVGRGRITGNFGGEQAR from the coding sequence ATGATGAGCAGAGACCGGCGTCCGGTCATGGCCGCGGCGGGCGCGCTCGCGCTCGCCGGGGCGCTGAGCGGCTGCGGGCTGATCGGCCAGCCCCAGAACAAGAGCGCGGAACTGTCGGAGTGGTTCACCGTGACCAGCCCGGTCTTCCGCGATGGGCGCGAGTTGCCCCCGAGATACGGCTGCACGACGTACCCTGGCGGGCAGGGCAAGACCCCGCCGCTCCGGTGGTCGGGCACGCCGGCCGGCACCCGGTCGTTCGCGATCGTGATGGACGACCCCGACGCCTCCGGCGGCGCCAAGGTCCACTGGGTGATCGCGGGCATCGACGGAACCGTGAACGAGCTGGTCGAAGGCGCCCGGCTCGACGGGACCGTCGAAGGCTTGACCACAGGCAAGAAGGCGGGTTACGCGCCCCCGTGCCCGCCCAAGGGAGAGAAGCATCGGTACCGGTTCAGCATCTACGCGCTGGACCATCCGGCACCGTTCCAGAACGGCGCGGCTCTGAAGGACTCGCTCCCCGCGATCGCCGAGCACACGGTGGGGCGCGGGCGGATCACCGGGAACTTCGGCGGCGAGCAGGCGCGTTGA
- a CDS encoding ABC transporter permease translates to MTTATLAPQDLSKRVAPGTAVRNTVTLAWRNLVQIKHNPMELLDLSIQPIMFVLLFAYVFGPPMKGSVEAYLPIVIPGIIAQNALFAGMSTGFGLNTDITKGVFDRFRSLPIARSAPLAGRIIADTVKQAWSMTILLLVGFAIGFRVETNVLAVVGAFLLLLAFAVLFSWTSVFIAMKVNEPEKVQIFGFVVIFPLSFLSTAFIPSTKGIPGWLAYIMDNSPVTQLVEAMRGLLVGGPVLEHAWIALAWGAGISLVFAPLSLRAFKQRA, encoded by the coding sequence ATGACCACCGCGACGCTCGCGCCGCAGGACCTGTCCAAGCGGGTCGCGCCGGGCACGGCCGTGCGCAACACGGTCACGCTGGCCTGGCGCAACCTCGTCCAGATCAAGCACAACCCGATGGAACTGCTCGACCTGTCGATCCAGCCCATCATGTTCGTGCTGCTGTTCGCCTACGTGTTCGGCCCGCCGATGAAGGGCAGCGTCGAGGCGTACCTGCCGATCGTGATCCCCGGCATCATCGCCCAGAACGCCCTGTTCGCCGGGATGAGCACCGGGTTCGGGCTGAACACCGACATCACCAAGGGCGTGTTCGACCGGTTCCGGAGCCTGCCGATCGCGCGCAGCGCCCCGCTCGCCGGGCGGATCATCGCCGACACCGTCAAGCAGGCGTGGTCGATGACGATCCTGCTGCTGGTCGGGTTCGCCATCGGCTTCCGGGTGGAGACGAACGTGCTGGCGGTGGTCGGCGCCTTCCTGCTGCTGCTGGCCTTCGCGGTCCTGTTCTCCTGGACGTCGGTCTTCATCGCGATGAAGGTCAACGAGCCGGAGAAGGTGCAGATCTTCGGCTTCGTGGTGATCTTCCCGCTGAGCTTCCTCAGCACCGCGTTCATCCCGTCCACGAAGGGCATCCCCGGCTGGCTGGCCTACATCATGGACAACAGCCCGGTCACACAGCTGGTCGAGGCGATGCGCGGCCTGCTCGTCGGCGGCCCCGTCCTGGAGCACGCCTGGATCGCGCTCGCGTGGGGGGCCGGCATCTCGCTGGTCTTCGCGCCCCTGTCGCTCCGCGCCTTCAAGCAGCGCGCCTGA